A stretch of Megalobrama amblycephala isolate DHTTF-2021 linkage group LG14, ASM1881202v1, whole genome shotgun sequence DNA encodes these proteins:
- the nrcama gene encoding neuronal cell adhesion molecule a isoform X8 — MDRKRSCTLCEGAVMLLLLGHMTTGLEVPLDPKVLEGLPQPPTITHQSPKDYIIDPRENIIIHCEAKGKPHPSFSWTRNGTHFDVEKDSKVIMKPNSGTLVIDISGEKAEAYEGVYQCIARNEHGSALSSNIVIRQSRSPLWSKEKNEPITVQRGMSLVLQCRPPAGLPPPIIFWMDNNFQRLPQNSRVSQALNGDLYFSNVLMEDNRSDYICYARFPHTQTIQQKQPITVNVLDIEAMNDTVLAAFLNGSDFWGDSPSGERAPTFMHPTGTHSTTMVLKGDTLELECIADGLPTPDISWTKVVGELPSGRFSFHNFQKTLKITEVTEEDGGDYRCLAKNRLGNNHHTITVAVRAAPFWISAPQNLILAPKETGMLTCRVGGNPTPKVTWSVNGIPIENSHKDPSRKIEDGVIILSDVQTGSSAVYQCNASNEYGYLLANAFVSVLAEPPRVLTPPNHVYSVITNRRALLDCASFGSPLPKITWFKDSQSILDGDSYIIHKNGTLEISVAQSLNSGKYTCMASNNLGNKENHVYLEVKEPTRILTQPGYNVVHRNSMAVFECKVKHDPTLFPSMIWLKDNGELPDDPRFELGPDSLTIRDVTEDDEGTYTCIRNTTLDHDSASATLRVVEATPTPPIVLEKPDPPTDLELTDQRERSVRLTWTPGDENNSPINLFLIQYEDSLHEPGVWHNMTSVSGTSTTSQLDLSPYVYYSFRVLALNDVGPSEPSAPSRQYRTNPAQPDMNPSDVEVIGTSPDSMTITWRELTGLEANGPGLQYKVSWRMKDADRWTSLTLANVSQYMVTGTPTFELYEVTVQAVNDYGPGPRPEVVLGYSGEDLPTVAPENIKVSIQNGTVAEVRWEAVPLSTVQGRLKGYKVSYWKMRSLHKQDSEPEKPQVLIFSGNETEVRLPGLHPYSQYALNIRAFNGKGDGPTSSDRQFETPEGVPGPPTHLKVRNLNLDSLILEWAPPLEDNGHLTGYLLKYQSFNTTDELGPIKEVTLPANETSITLDNLKYSTRYKFYLNAMTVKGSGPAVTEEAVTIMDEALIRHPAVEAGKGSAPPSPPPTPPVTQSLQPPFHKAPPAGRMFGSVNSSVEEDHAVISWEYSWPDRNVYVEYVVDNSKEPWKTEFVNGTRTYQLRGLKPGMSYRVRVVAKDHSDATVHSTEELLITVPAMTNKQVDIATQGWFIGLMCAIALLILVLLIVCFIKRNKGGKYPVKEKEDAHQDPEIQPMKEDDGTFGEYRDSDRNFFIPLR; from the exons ATGGACAGGAAGAGGAGTTGCACGCTCTGTGAAGGAGCtgtgatgctgctgctgctgggtcACATGACCACTGGATTAGAAGTGCCTCTAGATC CTAAAGTTCTGGAGGGAT TGCCTCAGCCTCCCACAATAACTCATCAGTCCCCCAAGGATTACATCATCGACCCTCGGGAGAACATCATTATCCACTGCGAAGCAAAAGGAAAGCCTCATCCCAG CTTTTCATGGACACGTAACGGCACTCATTTTGATGTGGAAAAGGATTCGAAAGTTATTATGAAGCCCAATTCAGGCACTCTGGTCATTGACATCAGCGGAGAGAAGGCAGAGGCGTACGAGGGCGTGTATCAGTGCATTGCCCGCAATGAGCATGGCTCTGCCTTGTCCAGTAACATCGTCATTCGTCAGTCAA GGTCCCCCTTGTGGTCAAAAGAGAAAAATGAACCAATCACGGTGCAGAGGGGAATGTCTCTAGTACTGCAGTGCAGACCCCCGGCTGGCCTGCCTCCTCCAATCATCTTCTGGATGGATAACA ATTTCCAGAGACTTCCTCAAAACAGTCGTGTGTCCCAGGCTTTAAACGGAGACCTGTATTTCTCCAATGTGCTCATGGAAGACAACAGAAGCGACTACATCTGCTATGCCCGCTTCCCACACACTCAGACTATCCAACAGAAACAGCCAATCACTGTCAACGTGCTGGACA TCGAAGCTATGAATGACACTGTGTTGGCAGCTTTTTTGAATGGCTCAGATTTTTGGGGTG ACAGTCCATCTGGGGAGAGAGCGCCCACTTTCATGCACCCAACAGGAACGCACAGTACCACCATGGTCCTgaaaggagacacgctggagctGGAATGCATCGCCGATGGCCT TCCAACGCCAGATATTTCCTGGACTAAGGTGGTCGGGGAGCTGCCAAGTGGCCGTTTCTCATTTCACAATTTCCAGAAAACTCTGAAGATAACAGAGGTGACAGAAGAGGATGGGGGAGATTATCGCTGTTTAGCCAAGAATCGGCTGGGGAACAACCATCACACCATCACTGTAGCGGTCAGAG CGGCTCCTTTTTGGATCAGTGCCCCTCAGAACCTCATCCTGGCCCCGAAAGAAACCGGAATGCTCACCTGCCGGGTGGGTGGCAACCCTACGCCCAAAGTCACATGGTCTGTCAACGGAATTCCCATTGAAA ACTCACATAAGGACCCCAGTCGGAAAATCGAAGATGGCGTCATCATCCTCAGTGATGTTCAGACAGGCTCAAGTGCTGTTTACCAGTGCAACGCCTCCAATGAGTACGGTTACCTGCTGGCCAATGCCTTTGTCAGTGTCCTGG cCGAACCTCCAAGGGTGCTGACTCCTCCAAATCATGTGTACTCAGTCATCACTAACCGTAGGGCTCTATTAGACTGTGCTTCATTTGGCTCGCCCCTCCCAAAGATCacatg GTTTAAAGACAGTCAGAGCATACTGGATGGCGACTCGTAcatcattcataaaaacggtaCCTTAGAGATCAGTGTGGCTCAGTCACTAAACAGTGGCAAATACACCTGCATGGCCTCAAACAATCTTGGAAACAAAGAGAATCACGTTTACCTGGAAGTGAAAG AGCCTACACGGATCCTCACACAGCCTGGGTATAATGTGGTCCACAGAAACAGCATGGCTGTGTTTGAGTGTAAGGTCAAACACGACCCCACTCTCTTCCCCTCTATGATATGGCTCAAAGACAACGGAGAGCTTCCTGATGATCCTCG ATTTGAGTTGGGCCCTGATAGTCTGACTATACGTGACGTGACAGAGGATGATGAGGGCACATACACCTGCATCAGAAACACCACCCTGGACCACGATTCAGCCAGCGCCACCCTCAGAGTTGTCG AGGCCACACCAACACCACCTATAGTACTGG AGAAACCGGACCCGCCCACAGACCTGGAGCTGACAGACCAGCGAGAGCGCAGTGTTCGGCTTACATGGACCCCTGGCGATGAAAACAATAGCCCTATtaatt TGTTCCTGATCCAATATGAAGATTCACTCCACGAGCCTGGAGTATGGCACAATATGACCAGCGTCTCAGGAACCAGCACCACATCCCAACTGGATCTTTCCCCGTATGTGTATTACTCCTTCAGGGTTCTGGCACTTAATGACGTGGGTCCCAGTGAACCCAGTGCGCCATCCAGACAGTACCGAACCAACCCTGCAC AGCCTGACATGAATCCATCAGACGTTGAAGTCATTGGAACGTCACCTGACAGTATGACAATAACTTGGAGG GAGCTGACTGGGCTGGAAGCGAACGGTCCAGGCCTACAATACAAGGTTAGCTGGAGAATGAAAGATGCGGACCGCTGGACGTCACTCACTCTGGCCAATGTCTCCCAATACATGGTGACAGGAACACCCACTTTTGAACTCTATGAAGTCACCGTGCAGGCGGTCAATGACTATGGACCTGGCCCCAGACCAGAGGTGGTGCTGGGATATTCAGGAGAGGACT TACCAACTGTGGCCCCAGAGAACATAAAAGTTTCAATTCAGAACGGGACAGTTGCTGAAGTTCGCTGGGAAGCTGTTCCTCTTTCAACAGTCCAGGGTCGACTGAAGGGTTATAAG GTGAGTTACTGGAAGATGAGAAGCTTACATAAGCAAGACTCTGAGCCAGAGAAGCCACAGGTGCTCATCTTCAGTGGGAACGAGACAGAGGTTCGTCTGCCCGGCCTTCATCCCTACAGCCAGTACGCCCTCAACATTAGAGCATTCAATGGGAAAGGAGACGGACCCACCAGCTCAGATCGGCAATTTGAAACACCAGAGGGAG ttcccGGGCCTCCTACACATTTAAAAGTCCGAAATCTGAACCTGGACTCACTGATTTTGGAGTGGGCACCACCTCTGGAAGATAATGGCCACTTGACAGGATACTTGCTCAAATACCAGTCTT tTAATACAACCGATGAACTTGGGCCAATCAAAGAGGTGACTCTACCTGCAAACGAGACCAGCATCACTCTGGATAACCTCAAGTACAGCACGCGCTACAAATTCTATCTGAATGCCATGACTGTCAAGGGCTCTGGCCCCGCCGTCACAGAAGAGGCCGTCACAATCATGGATGAAG CGTTAATTCGGCATCCCGCAGTAGAGGCGggtaaag GCTCAGCCCCCCCTTCACCACCACCAACCCCCCCTGTCACTCAATCTTTGCAGCCCCCGTTTCACAAGG CACCACCTGCTGGTCGGATGTTTGGGAGTGTGAACTCCTCGGTGGAGGAGGACCATGCTGTGATAAGCTGGGAATACTCTTGGCCGGATAGGAATGTTTATGTGGAATATGTTGTTGATAACA GTAAAGAACCCTGGAAAACAGAGTTTGTAAATGGCACTCGGACATATCAGCTTAGAGGACTAAAGCCTGGGATGTCTTATAGGGTTCGGGTGGTAGCCAAAGACCACTCAGACGCAACGGTCCACAGTACAGAGGAGCTGTTGATTACAGTTCCAG CCATGACCAACAAGCAGGTTGACATTGCCACGCAGGGCTGGTTTATCGGGCTGATGTGTGCCATTGCTTTACTGATCCTGGTGCTCCTCATTGTTTGCTTCATAAAGAGGAACAAAGGAGGCAAATATCCAG taaaagaaaaagaagatgCTCATCAAGACCCAGAGATCCAGCCCATGAAAGAGGATGATGGGACATTTGGGGAGTACAG GGATTCAGACCGTAATTTTTTCATTCCTCTGAGATGA
- the nrcama gene encoding neuronal cell adhesion molecule a isoform X9, with protein sequence MDRKRSCTLCEGAVMLLLLGHMTTGLEVPLDPKVLEGLPQPPTITHQSPKDYIIDPRENIIIHCEAKGKPHPSFSWTRNGTHFDVEKDSKVIMKPNSGTLVIDISGEKAEAYEGVYQCIARNEHGSALSSNIVIRQSRSPLWSKEKNEPITVQRGMSLVLQCRPPAGLPPPIIFWMDNNFQRLPQNSRVSQALNGDLYFSNVLMEDNRSDYICYARFPHTQTIQQKQPITVNVLDIEAMNDTVLAAFLNGSDFWGDSPSGERAPTFMHPTGTHSTTMVLKGDTLELECIADGLPTPDISWTKVVGELPSGRFSFHNFQKTLKITEVTEEDGGDYRCLAKNRLGNNHHTITVAVRAAPFWISAPQNLILAPKETGMLTCRVGGNPTPKVTWSVNGIPIENSHKDPSRKIEDGVIILSDVQTGSSAVYQCNASNEYGYLLANAFVSVLAEPPRVLTPPNHVYSVITNRRALLDCASFGSPLPKITWFKDSQSILDGDSYIIHKNGTLEISVAQSLNSGKYTCMASNNLGNKENHVYLEVKEPTRILTQPGYNVVHRNSMAVFECKVKHDPTLFPSMIWLKDNGELPDDPRFELGPDSLTIRDVTEDDEGTYTCIRNTTLDHDSASATLRVVEATPTPPIVLEKPDPPTDLELTDQRERSVRLTWTPGDENNSPINLFLIQYEDSLHEPGVWHNMTSVSGTSTTSQLDLSPYVYYSFRVLALNDVGPSEPSAPSRQYRTNPAQPDMNPSDVEVIGTSPDSMTITWRELTGLEANGPGLQYKVSWRMKDADRWTSLTLANVSQYMVTGTPTFELYEVTVQAVNDYGPGPRPEVVLGYSGEDLPTVAPENIKVSIQNGTVAEVRWEAVPLSTVQGRLKGYKVSYWKMRSLHKQDSEPEKPQVLIFSGNETEVRLPGLHPYSQYALNIRAFNGKGDGPTSSDRQFETPEGVPGPPTHLKVRNLNLDSLILEWAPPLEDNGHLTGYLLKYQSFNTTDELGPIKEVTLPANETSITLDNLKYSTRYKFYLNAMTVKGSGPAVTEEAVTIMDEALIRHPAVEAGKGSAPPSPPPTPPVTQSLQPPFHKAPPAGRMFGSVNSSVEEDHAVISWEYSWPDRNVYVEYVVDNSKEPWKTEFVNGTRTYQLRGLKPGMSYRVRVVAKDHSDATVHSTEELLITVPAMTNKQVDIATQGWFIGLMCAIALLILVLLIVCFIKRNKGGKYPVKEKEDAHQDPEIQPMKEDDGTFGEYRSLER encoded by the exons ATGGACAGGAAGAGGAGTTGCACGCTCTGTGAAGGAGCtgtgatgctgctgctgctgggtcACATGACCACTGGATTAGAAGTGCCTCTAGATC CTAAAGTTCTGGAGGGAT TGCCTCAGCCTCCCACAATAACTCATCAGTCCCCCAAGGATTACATCATCGACCCTCGGGAGAACATCATTATCCACTGCGAAGCAAAAGGAAAGCCTCATCCCAG CTTTTCATGGACACGTAACGGCACTCATTTTGATGTGGAAAAGGATTCGAAAGTTATTATGAAGCCCAATTCAGGCACTCTGGTCATTGACATCAGCGGAGAGAAGGCAGAGGCGTACGAGGGCGTGTATCAGTGCATTGCCCGCAATGAGCATGGCTCTGCCTTGTCCAGTAACATCGTCATTCGTCAGTCAA GGTCCCCCTTGTGGTCAAAAGAGAAAAATGAACCAATCACGGTGCAGAGGGGAATGTCTCTAGTACTGCAGTGCAGACCCCCGGCTGGCCTGCCTCCTCCAATCATCTTCTGGATGGATAACA ATTTCCAGAGACTTCCTCAAAACAGTCGTGTGTCCCAGGCTTTAAACGGAGACCTGTATTTCTCCAATGTGCTCATGGAAGACAACAGAAGCGACTACATCTGCTATGCCCGCTTCCCACACACTCAGACTATCCAACAGAAACAGCCAATCACTGTCAACGTGCTGGACA TCGAAGCTATGAATGACACTGTGTTGGCAGCTTTTTTGAATGGCTCAGATTTTTGGGGTG ACAGTCCATCTGGGGAGAGAGCGCCCACTTTCATGCACCCAACAGGAACGCACAGTACCACCATGGTCCTgaaaggagacacgctggagctGGAATGCATCGCCGATGGCCT TCCAACGCCAGATATTTCCTGGACTAAGGTGGTCGGGGAGCTGCCAAGTGGCCGTTTCTCATTTCACAATTTCCAGAAAACTCTGAAGATAACAGAGGTGACAGAAGAGGATGGGGGAGATTATCGCTGTTTAGCCAAGAATCGGCTGGGGAACAACCATCACACCATCACTGTAGCGGTCAGAG CGGCTCCTTTTTGGATCAGTGCCCCTCAGAACCTCATCCTGGCCCCGAAAGAAACCGGAATGCTCACCTGCCGGGTGGGTGGCAACCCTACGCCCAAAGTCACATGGTCTGTCAACGGAATTCCCATTGAAA ACTCACATAAGGACCCCAGTCGGAAAATCGAAGATGGCGTCATCATCCTCAGTGATGTTCAGACAGGCTCAAGTGCTGTTTACCAGTGCAACGCCTCCAATGAGTACGGTTACCTGCTGGCCAATGCCTTTGTCAGTGTCCTGG cCGAACCTCCAAGGGTGCTGACTCCTCCAAATCATGTGTACTCAGTCATCACTAACCGTAGGGCTCTATTAGACTGTGCTTCATTTGGCTCGCCCCTCCCAAAGATCacatg GTTTAAAGACAGTCAGAGCATACTGGATGGCGACTCGTAcatcattcataaaaacggtaCCTTAGAGATCAGTGTGGCTCAGTCACTAAACAGTGGCAAATACACCTGCATGGCCTCAAACAATCTTGGAAACAAAGAGAATCACGTTTACCTGGAAGTGAAAG AGCCTACACGGATCCTCACACAGCCTGGGTATAATGTGGTCCACAGAAACAGCATGGCTGTGTTTGAGTGTAAGGTCAAACACGACCCCACTCTCTTCCCCTCTATGATATGGCTCAAAGACAACGGAGAGCTTCCTGATGATCCTCG ATTTGAGTTGGGCCCTGATAGTCTGACTATACGTGACGTGACAGAGGATGATGAGGGCACATACACCTGCATCAGAAACACCACCCTGGACCACGATTCAGCCAGCGCCACCCTCAGAGTTGTCG AGGCCACACCAACACCACCTATAGTACTGG AGAAACCGGACCCGCCCACAGACCTGGAGCTGACAGACCAGCGAGAGCGCAGTGTTCGGCTTACATGGACCCCTGGCGATGAAAACAATAGCCCTATtaatt TGTTCCTGATCCAATATGAAGATTCACTCCACGAGCCTGGAGTATGGCACAATATGACCAGCGTCTCAGGAACCAGCACCACATCCCAACTGGATCTTTCCCCGTATGTGTATTACTCCTTCAGGGTTCTGGCACTTAATGACGTGGGTCCCAGTGAACCCAGTGCGCCATCCAGACAGTACCGAACCAACCCTGCAC AGCCTGACATGAATCCATCAGACGTTGAAGTCATTGGAACGTCACCTGACAGTATGACAATAACTTGGAGG GAGCTGACTGGGCTGGAAGCGAACGGTCCAGGCCTACAATACAAGGTTAGCTGGAGAATGAAAGATGCGGACCGCTGGACGTCACTCACTCTGGCCAATGTCTCCCAATACATGGTGACAGGAACACCCACTTTTGAACTCTATGAAGTCACCGTGCAGGCGGTCAATGACTATGGACCTGGCCCCAGACCAGAGGTGGTGCTGGGATATTCAGGAGAGGACT TACCAACTGTGGCCCCAGAGAACATAAAAGTTTCAATTCAGAACGGGACAGTTGCTGAAGTTCGCTGGGAAGCTGTTCCTCTTTCAACAGTCCAGGGTCGACTGAAGGGTTATAAG GTGAGTTACTGGAAGATGAGAAGCTTACATAAGCAAGACTCTGAGCCAGAGAAGCCACAGGTGCTCATCTTCAGTGGGAACGAGACAGAGGTTCGTCTGCCCGGCCTTCATCCCTACAGCCAGTACGCCCTCAACATTAGAGCATTCAATGGGAAAGGAGACGGACCCACCAGCTCAGATCGGCAATTTGAAACACCAGAGGGAG ttcccGGGCCTCCTACACATTTAAAAGTCCGAAATCTGAACCTGGACTCACTGATTTTGGAGTGGGCACCACCTCTGGAAGATAATGGCCACTTGACAGGATACTTGCTCAAATACCAGTCTT tTAATACAACCGATGAACTTGGGCCAATCAAAGAGGTGACTCTACCTGCAAACGAGACCAGCATCACTCTGGATAACCTCAAGTACAGCACGCGCTACAAATTCTATCTGAATGCCATGACTGTCAAGGGCTCTGGCCCCGCCGTCACAGAAGAGGCCGTCACAATCATGGATGAAG CGTTAATTCGGCATCCCGCAGTAGAGGCGggtaaag GCTCAGCCCCCCCTTCACCACCACCAACCCCCCCTGTCACTCAATCTTTGCAGCCCCCGTTTCACAAGG CACCACCTGCTGGTCGGATGTTTGGGAGTGTGAACTCCTCGGTGGAGGAGGACCATGCTGTGATAAGCTGGGAATACTCTTGGCCGGATAGGAATGTTTATGTGGAATATGTTGTTGATAACA GTAAAGAACCCTGGAAAACAGAGTTTGTAAATGGCACTCGGACATATCAGCTTAGAGGACTAAAGCCTGGGATGTCTTATAGGGTTCGGGTGGTAGCCAAAGACCACTCAGACGCAACGGTCCACAGTACAGAGGAGCTGTTGATTACAGTTCCAG CCATGACCAACAAGCAGGTTGACATTGCCACGCAGGGCTGGTTTATCGGGCTGATGTGTGCCATTGCTTTACTGATCCTGGTGCTCCTCATTGTTTGCTTCATAAAGAGGAACAAAGGAGGCAAATATCCAG taaaagaaaaagaagatgCTCATCAAGACCCAGAGATCCAGCCCATGAAAGAGGATGATGGGACATTTGGGGAGTACAG GTCTTTAGAAAGGTAA